In one Arachis duranensis cultivar V14167 chromosome 9, aradu.V14167.gnm2.J7QH, whole genome shotgun sequence genomic region, the following are encoded:
- the LOC107466291 gene encoding uncharacterized protein LOC107466291 — protein sequence MAILSKHVHTSLPQIPQSCSKSSNWIAMEESEFLECCGSIKFAKEMASASPFSSLQHALDVASEEIYALSEHVVSGKMSVKKKPACDDDEPFASRIDSVPMPSENDTNEDSRRITELLKDGNCKLCPGCAKYTKLSFVVELYHIKVLCGATDKTFSMIVDLLNNAFSHANLPTSFYEAKKMIKLLVEENTISNTEVVGTSQDQKKKIPAKMLRYFPITPRLRRLYMSSKTARLMRWHSEFPNSDGKLKHPRDSKAWKDFDLLHPEFAKDPRNIRLALATDGFNPFGTLSSNISIWPVMLYIYNYPPRYCMKQTSLIMSMIIPGPKMPGNNIDIFLQPLICELNELWKGVDVYDSIDGNNFRMHAALFWTISDFPGLDNMSGWNTHTNLACPSCNFDTVFRRLKFGMKYCFMGHHRWLPDDHEYRHNKHSFDGHTELRGPPPTLSGRRFLSQIESSRKRPQDAVNDGNIPLQWKKRSIFWDLPYWKDNLVRYCLDMMHIEKNVCDNVLFTILDDKQRTKDNLQARKDLQLMGIREQLHPYPNSSKYPASCFRMKNVDKDIFLGVLKSVSFLDGYSSNISRCVDIKKRKVSGLKSHDSHILLEHILPIALRRSLPKEVISVLIELCNYFREVSGKSLSLKNLERLQQRIVLTLCHMEMIFPPTFFTIMVHLVIHLVEEAMIAGPVQYRWMYPIERALGHLKSYVRNKAAPEGCIAEGYIIEECLTFCSRYLEDGNIETRFNRPRRNDDQNENTCSSCSTVLSKIFPALGISRGAHKICSLTPTEKLQAHRYVLTNCSLVAKNNDPDITPEIKWLAEGPNDIVKRFEEFNIHGFKFRTMKKDQGLKTQNSGVVMSAITNSVSNGRNPIIVASDNTYYGKVVDMIELDYFGKLRVVLFKCIWVDTTLNKGIKIDQFGITSVNFSNLIHTGDNETDEPFILATDARMVYYIDDPVDEGWCSVCHMKPRDLFDMGDLNEEELDESLVEDIPFCEQQVENLKEFQLTRDEIDEADQDEMHVDENDDNDCDDDDEIDI from the exons ATGGCAATTCTATCTAAGCATGTTCATACATCATTGCCCCAAATTCCACAATCTTGcagcaaatcttcaaattggattgctatggaagaaagtgagtTTCTTGAATGCTGTGGAAGCATCAAATTCGCTAAAGAAATGGCTTCTGCCTCTCCTTTCTCCTCGTTGCAACACGCACTCGATGTTGCCTCTGAG GAGATATATGCATTGAGCGAGCATGTAGTATCTGGTAAG ATGAGTGTTAAAAAGAAGCCGGCAT GTGATGATGATGAGCCCTTTGCTTCGAGAATTGATTCCGTTCCAATGCCGTCGGAAAATGACACTAACGAGGATTCAAGAAGAATTACAGAGTTGCTAAAGGATGGGAATTGTAAATTATGTCCTGGGTGCGCAAAATATACCAAGTTATCATTTGTTGTTGAGTTGTATCATATCAAAGTGTTGTGCGGTGCTACTGATAAGACATTCTCCATGATAGTCGATCTTCTCAACAATGCTTTTTCCCATGCTAACTTGCCCACTTCATTTTATGAAGCcaaaaaaatgattaaattgTTAG TTGAAGAGAACACCATCAGCAATACGGAAGTTGTGGGAACGAGTCaagatcaaaagaaaaagataccAGCAAAGATGTTGAGGTACTTTCCTATTACTCCTAGGTTAAGAAGGTTATACATGTCCTCCAAGACAGCAAGACTAATGCGCTGGCATTCGGAGTTTCCTAACTCAGATGGAAAGTTAAAGCATCCTAGAGATAGCAAGGCATGGAAAgattttgatttattacatCCAGAATTTGCTAAAGATCCTCGTAACATAAGGCTCGCTTTAGCAACCGATGGCTTCAATCCATTCGGGACTCTCAGTTCAAACATTAGCATTTGGCCAGTGATGCTATATATATACAACTATCCTCCACGGTATTGTATGAAGCAAACTTCTCTTATAATGTCTATGATAATTCCTGGTCCAAAGATGCCTGGAaataatattgatatttttttgcaACCACTTATTTGTGAGTTGAACGAATTATGGAAAGGTGTTGATGTCTACGATTCTATTGATGGTAACAATTTTCGTATGCATGCTGCATTATTTTGGACTATTAGTGATTTTCCAGGTCTTGATAATATGTCTGGGTGGAATACACATACGAACCTCGCTTGTCCATCATGTAACTTCGATACAGTCTTCAGAAGGTTGAAGTTTGGCATGAAGTATTGCTTTATGGGACATCATCGATGGTTACCCGATGATCACGAGTATAGGCACAATAAACACTCTTTTGATGGCCATACAGAACTAAGAGGCCCACCTCCGACGTTATCAGGAAGAAGGTTTTTGTCCCAAATTGAGAGTAGTCGAAAAAGACCTCAAGATGCAGTCAACGATGGCAACATCCCACTACAATGGAAAAAAAGAAGTATTTTCTGGGATTTACCATATTGGAAGGATAATCTTGTTCGTTATTGTCTTGACATGATGCACATAGAGAAAAATGTGTGTGATAATGTGCTTTTTACTATACTTGATGATAAACAAAGAACTAAAGACAACTTGCAAGCTCGTAAGGACTTGCAGTTGATGGGAATTAGAGAACAACTCCATCCATATCCTAATTCTTCCAAGTACCCTGCCTCGTGCTTTAGAATGAAAAATGTTGACAAGGATATTTTTTTAGGTGTTCTAAAGAGTGTCTCTTTTCTAGATGGTTactcttcaaatatttctagATGTGTTGATATTAAAAAACGAAAGGTAAGCGGTCTAAAGAGCCATGATTCACACATTCTTCTAGAACATATCTTGCCAATTGCACTTAGAAGATCCTTGCCGAAGGAGGTTATATCCGTTCTTATCGAGCTGTGCAACTATTTTAGAGAAGTCTCAGGCAAATCATTATCACTAAAGAATTTAGAAAGACTACAACAGCGAATTGTTTTGACGCTTTGTCACATGGAAATGATATTTCCTCCAACATTTTTCACTATTATGGTTCATCTAGTTATTCATCTGGTAGAGGAAGCAATGATTGCAGGTCCAGTGCAGTATAGATGGATGTATCCTATTGAAAG GGCCCTGGGACATTTAAAATCTTATGTCCGTAACAAGGCTGCACCAGAAGGGTGCATAGCTGAAGGTTACATAATAGAGGAATGTCTAACTTTCTGCTCTAGATATTTGGAGGATGGCAATATTGAGACAAGGTTCAACCGACCAAGGCGCAACGATGACCAAAATGAAAACACTTGTAGTAGTTGCTCTACTGTCTTATCTAAGATTTTTCCAGCCTTAGGAATATCTCGTGGAGCTCATAAGATTTGTTCGTTAACACCAACAGAGAAATTACAGGCCCATCGTTATGTGTTGACAAATTGTTCACTG GTTGCAAAAAACAATGATCCAGATATTACTCCCGAAATCAAGTGGCTTGCAGAAGGGCCTAATGATATTGTGAAGAGGTTTGAGGAGTTTAATATTCATGGGTTCAAGTTTCGTACAATGAAGAAAGATCAAGGccttaaaacacaaaatagtgGTGTGGTTATGTCTGCTATTACTAATAGTGTTTCAAATGGCAGGAACCCTATTATAGTAGCAAGCGACAATACATACTATGGTAAAGTGGTAGATATGATAGAGTTAGACTACTTTGGCAAGCTGAGGGTTGTGTTGTTCAAATGTATTTGGGTTGATACCACACTTAACAAGGGAATCAAGATAGATCAATTTGGGATCACAAGTGTAAATTTTTCTAACTTGATACACACCGGTGATAATGAAACAGATGAACCATTTATTCTTGCAACAGATGCAAGAATGGTTTACTATATTGATGATCCAGTTGATGAAGGTTGGTGTTCTGTTTGTCATATGAAACCCAGAGATTTATTTGATATGGGAGATTTGAATGAGGAGGAATTAGATGAATCTTTGGTGGAAGACATACCATTTTGTGAGCAACAAGTAGAGAATCTTAAAGAGTTTCAATTGACGAGGGACGAGATTGATGAAGCAGATCAGGATGAAATGCATGTTGACGAAAATGATGATAATGACtgcgatgatgatgatgaaataGATATTTAG